The following coding sequences lie in one Mucilaginibacter sp. KACC 22773 genomic window:
- a CDS encoding response regulator transcription factor, translating into MGTIKLGIVDDHKIFRNGLKATLEDCENFDLILEASNGKELMGLLTTQTPDVLLMDIKMPEMDGIQTAALVHQQHKTIKILALSMFNEDKYIVDMMKAGASGYLLKNAEPEEIIEAVSTVHNKGFYFNEHLSITLIKQLVGNDHSESIAPNKADLNEREIEVLKLVCQEYSNQEIADKIFLSVRTVEGYRARLFEKTGSKNLVGLVIYAIKRGIINVT; encoded by the coding sequence ATGGGTACAATTAAATTAGGTATAGTAGATGATCATAAAATTTTCAGGAATGGTTTAAAAGCCACCCTTGAAGATTGCGAAAATTTCGACTTGATACTTGAAGCATCAAACGGTAAAGAACTGATGGGTTTATTAACAACCCAAACGCCTGATGTGCTTTTAATGGACATTAAAATGCCCGAAATGGATGGTATCCAAACGGCAGCCCTGGTGCATCAGCAGCATAAAACTATCAAGATACTGGCACTATCGATGTTTAACGAAGACAAGTATATTGTTGATATGATGAAAGCAGGCGCATCGGGCTACCTGCTAAAAAACGCCGAACCGGAAGAAATTATTGAAGCAGTATCTACTGTGCATAATAAGGGTTTTTATTTTAACGAGCACCTGTCAATCACCCTTATTAAGCAACTGGTAGGTAATGACCATTCCGAAAGCATCGCGCCTAACAAAGCCGATTTAAACGAGCGCGAAATTGAAGTACTGAAGCTGGTTTGCCAGGAATACTCAAATCAGGAAATAGCCGATAAAATTTTCCTGAGCGTACGCACCGTTGAAGGGTACCGGGCACGTTTATTTGAAAAAACGGGGTCAAAAAACCTTGTGGGCCTGGTAATATATGCAATAAAACGCGGTATAATTAATGTAACCTGA
- a CDS encoding family 43 glycosylhydrolase has translation MKRYFSLAALCIILAAGIIISCKKTEKLNNTTQTEVPLVSKAKTINALAGATGIHDPSTIIKRNGVYHIWGTGNQIYHLTSTDLIKWTTASTVFASGTWPSWINTYVSNFGGNFWAPECIYMGGKYYMYYSVSMGARPCAIGVATSTDLTTWTDQGMVVYSDNNTVYGSIDPSVFADASGNYWMTFGSHLTGIWIAQINPSTGKRLNSTVKNIAGSSSSENEASYVIRNGSYYYLFYNKGICCNGTSSTYYVQMGRSTSPNGTYVDKNGVNLLSGGGTTVLSSSGKYIGPGQVGYYTENGFNFLTYHYYDGNNSGTPTLAVGNMGWSGGWPFITQDWIAAGRYKIINSNSGKVWDDWGCTGASQQAIAQNTSNGLLCQQWDFTALGNGVFKITCAQGGLAADVVNCNAANGAPLDLYAYLNNNCQKFDLSRAGNGNLVFTPLNGNRVVEVPNASTADGVQLALFDYNGSTCQQWTVATP, from the coding sequence ATGAAAAGATATTTTTCACTGGCCGCGCTTTGCATAATTCTCGCAGCGGGAATAATAATAAGCTGCAAAAAAACCGAAAAGCTTAATAACACTACGCAAACAGAAGTGCCGCTGGTTAGTAAGGCCAAAACCATTAATGCATTAGCCGGTGCTACCGGCATTCACGATCCATCTACCATAATTAAGCGCAACGGGGTTTATCATATCTGGGGTACGGGAAATCAAATATATCACCTTACCTCAACCGATTTAATAAAATGGACAACGGCTTCAACCGTTTTCGCTTCAGGTACCTGGCCCAGTTGGATAAACACATACGTTTCTAACTTTGGAGGCAATTTTTGGGCGCCGGAATGTATTTACATGGGTGGCAAGTATTATATGTATTACTCTGTTTCGATGGGTGCAAGGCCTTGCGCAATAGGCGTAGCAACCAGTACCGATTTAACTACATGGACAGACCAGGGTATGGTTGTTTATTCAGATAATAATACTGTATACGGTTCTATCGATCCTTCGGTCTTCGCTGATGCCAGCGGTAACTACTGGATGACTTTTGGTTCGCACTTAACGGGGATCTGGATAGCCCAGATAAATCCCTCAACAGGTAAAAGACTTAACAGCACGGTTAAAAACATAGCCGGCAGCAGTAGCAGCGAAAATGAAGCATCATACGTAATCAGGAATGGCAGTTATTATTACCTGTTTTACAATAAGGGTATTTGCTGTAACGGTACCAGTAGCACCTATTATGTCCAAATGGGCCGGTCAACCAGTCCCAATGGTACCTATGTTGATAAAAACGGCGTTAATTTGCTCAGCGGCGGCGGTACTACAGTATTAAGTTCATCAGGTAAATATATCGGCCCCGGTCAGGTGGGCTATTATACCGAAAACGGGTTCAATTTTCTTACCTATCATTATTATGACGGCAATAACAGTGGTACGCCTACATTGGCAGTTGGTAATATGGGTTGGTCGGGTGGCTGGCCTTTTATTACCCAGGATTGGATTGCTGCCGGGCGCTATAAAATTATAAATAGCAACAGTGGTAAAGTTTGGGACGACTGGGGATGTACAGGGGCTTCGCAACAAGCTATAGCACAAAATACAAGCAATGGGCTTTTATGCCAGCAATGGGATTTTACCGCTCTTGGAAATGGTGTTTTTAAAATAACATGCGCGCAAGGCGGTTTAGCTGCAGATGTTGTTAATTGCAATGCGGCAAACGGGGCCCCGCTGGACCTGTATGCTTATCTCAATAATAATTGCCAGAAGTTTGATTTGTCAAGGGCCGGTAATGGCAACTTAGTATTTACTCCTTTGAATGGCAACCGCGTTGTTGAGGTGCCAAATGCATCAACGGCCGATGGAGTTCAGCTTGCGCTATTTGATTATAACGGATCGACGTGCCAGCAGTGGACAGTGGCCACTCCATAA
- the egtB gene encoding ergothioneine biosynthesis protein EgtB — MDLADCYKKVRLRTEQICSPLQTEDYVVQPVVDVSPPKWHIGHVTWFFETFILKPYFMGYQEFNLNYNYVFNSYYETVGNRVIRTDRGNLSRPTVADIYQYRAYVDEAMAKFLCQEPSAEVRELLILGFNHEEQHQELLLTDIKYILGHNPLFPAYDDSYVSPKISTAESADFVKMNEGVYEIGYSGEGFCFDNELNRHKVYLNSYEISPNLVTNTEYLEFIGSGGYHDFRHWHAEGWDWVNTHKVEAPLYWHLIDGEWHNYTYHGLQPLGLKDPVCHISYFEAYAYASWKGLRLPTEFEWEAAATKFSWGKSWEWTESSYLPYPGFAKAPGAIGEYNGKFMVNQKVLRGASEATSPGHSRITYRNFFQTHLRWQFTGIRLAR, encoded by the coding sequence ATGGATTTAGCTGATTGTTATAAAAAAGTTAGGCTGCGAACGGAGCAGATTTGCAGCCCGCTGCAAACCGAAGATTACGTGGTGCAGCCTGTGGTTGATGTTAGTCCGCCCAAGTGGCATATCGGGCATGTTACCTGGTTTTTTGAAACCTTTATCCTGAAGCCGTATTTCATGGGCTACCAGGAATTTAATCTCAACTATAATTACGTTTTCAATAGCTATTATGAAACGGTAGGCAACCGCGTTATCCGTACCGACAGAGGCAATTTAAGCCGCCCTACAGTTGCCGATATTTACCAGTACCGGGCCTATGTGGATGAGGCCATGGCCAAATTTCTGTGCCAGGAACCATCCGCAGAAGTGAGGGAATTGCTCATTCTCGGTTTTAACCACGAGGAACAGCACCAGGAACTTTTATTAACAGATATTAAATACATTTTAGGGCATAACCCATTGTTCCCGGCTTATGACGATAGTTATGTATCGCCAAAAATCTCAACGGCTGAAAGCGCCGATTTCGTTAAAATGAATGAAGGCGTTTATGAGATAGGCTATAGTGGTGAAGGTTTTTGTTTCGATAACGAACTTAACCGGCATAAAGTTTACTTAAATTCATATGAGATAAGCCCCAACCTGGTAACCAATACCGAATACCTGGAGTTTATTGGTAGTGGGGGATATCACGATTTTCGCCACTGGCATGCCGAGGGTTGGGATTGGGTGAATACTCATAAGGTTGAGGCTCCGCTTTATTGGCATTTAATTGATGGCGAATGGCACAATTATACTTACCATGGCTTACAACCGCTTGGTTTAAAGGATCCGGTTTGCCATATCAGCTATTTTGAGGCCTATGCTTACGCCTCGTGGAAAGGACTACGGTTGCCTACTGAATTTGAGTGGGAGGCAGCTGCAACAAAATTCAGCTGGGGTAAAAGCTGGGAGTGGACAGAAAGTTCGTACCTTCCTTATCCCGGGTTTGCAAAAGCACCGGGTGCAATTGGCGAGTATAACGGCAAGTTTATGGTAAACCAAAAAGTATTGCGCGGCGCATCAGAAGCAACATCGCCGGGCCACAGCAGGATAACTTACCGCAATTTTTTTCAAACACATTTACGTTGGCAGTTTACCGGCATCAGGCTTGCAAGGTAA
- a CDS encoding AraC family transcriptional regulator yields MIKASYEVLQPSVSQSFLVKKFDKLAFDAPYHFHPEYELTCILKGSGKRYVGSHMEDFVSDDLVLLGPNLPHCWKLDIANVSPEEASAIVIQFNDAFLGDDFFNKFELLHIKKLFQKSGCGVSFHSETQQEVKQMLQSLVEEKSNFRVLIGLLEILQRLASSDEYILLDQHRVIAERSTAEQERINPVFAYLVENFRKQVSLDAAASIANMTTNAFCKYFKKVTRKTFMETIIEYRLNYAIQQLVQTDKPISEISYESGFGDVSHFYKMFKAKMNLSPLNYRKRFMRNLAGSAKKLSA; encoded by the coding sequence ATGATAAAAGCCTCATACGAAGTTCTTCAGCCCTCTGTTAGTCAATCGTTCCTTGTCAAAAAATTTGATAAGCTGGCGTTTGACGCGCCTTACCATTTTCACCCCGAATATGAACTGACATGTATTTTAAAAGGGAGTGGTAAACGGTATGTGGGCAGCCATATGGAAGATTTTGTATCAGACGATCTGGTGTTGCTTGGCCCAAATTTGCCCCACTGCTGGAAACTGGATATTGCCAATGTTTCGCCCGAGGAGGCAAGCGCCATTGTAATTCAGTTTAATGATGCGTTTTTGGGCGACGACTTTTTTAACAAGTTTGAATTATTGCACATTAAAAAGCTGTTTCAAAAAAGCGGTTGCGGTGTATCATTCCATTCAGAAACGCAGCAGGAGGTAAAGCAGATGCTGCAAAGCCTGGTTGAAGAAAAGAGCAATTTTAGGGTATTGATAGGCTTGTTGGAGATATTGCAGCGCCTGGCTTCATCTGACGAATATATTTTGCTTGATCAGCACCGCGTTATAGCCGAGCGTTCGACAGCCGAGCAGGAGCGCATTAACCCCGTATTTGCTTACCTGGTAGAAAATTTCAGGAAACAGGTGTCGTTGGATGCCGCAGCAAGTATTGCCAACATGACCACCAATGCTTTTTGCAAATACTTTAAAAAAGTAACCCGCAAAACATTTATGGAAACTATAATTGAATACCGGCTTAATTACGCTATACAGCAGTTGGTGCAAACCGATAAGCCTATTTCAGAAATATCCTATGAAAGCGGTTTTGGCGATGTATCCCATTTTTATAAAATGTTTAAGGCCAAAATGAATTTAAGCCCACTTAATTACCGCAAAAGATTTATGCGGAACCTTGCAGGCAGCGCCAAAAAGTTATCTGCATAA
- a CDS encoding L-histidine N(alpha)-methyltransferase — MDSTFVQTNLTAVSNAKTNSFYNDVIAGLHGTPKRLNSKYFYDANGDKLFQELMNCEEYYPTNCELEIFSEKTDEITSALIADGDAFDLIELGAGDAMKSTYLLKDLLDKKAEFTYLPIDISDNVISYLNITLPVTLPGLNIKGLNGEYFDMLKKAASISPRRKVVLFLGSNIGNMPVPEAIEFCRELRNHLSEGDMVLIGMDLKKDPKVVLAAYNDKEGITKRFNLNLLERINRELEGNFDVAKFDHYPTYDPETGACKSYLISLEDQLVTIGGKETISFQKDEYIYMEISQKFTIMQTDQIAINAGFAPVTQFFDGKKWFVDAVWVAA, encoded by the coding sequence ATGGACTCAACCTTTGTACAAACAAATTTAACGGCAGTATCAAACGCAAAAACAAACTCGTTTTATAATGATGTTATAGCCGGCTTGCACGGAACCCCGAAGCGTTTAAACTCAAAGTATTTTTACGATGCCAATGGCGATAAACTTTTTCAGGAACTGATGAACTGCGAGGAATATTATCCAACTAATTGCGAACTGGAAATATTTTCGGAAAAAACAGACGAGATTACCAGCGCCCTTATTGCCGATGGTGATGCTTTTGACCTGATAGAACTGGGCGCCGGGGATGCGATGAAATCAACCTACCTGCTGAAAGACTTGCTGGATAAAAAGGCCGAGTTTACTTACCTGCCTATTGATATATCGGATAATGTAATCTCATACCTCAATATTACCTTACCTGTTACGTTGCCCGGCTTAAATATAAAAGGACTTAACGGCGAGTATTTTGATATGCTTAAAAAGGCAGCATCTATATCACCAAGACGAAAAGTAGTGCTTTTTTTAGGGTCGAACATTGGCAATATGCCCGTGCCCGAAGCTATTGAGTTTTGCAGGGAATTACGCAACCACCTTTCTGAAGGCGATATGGTGCTGATTGGGATGGACCTTAAAAAAGATCCTAAAGTTGTACTGGCGGCCTATAACGATAAAGAGGGCATCACCAAAAGATTTAACCTTAACCTGCTGGAGCGTATTAACCGCGAATTAGAGGGCAATTTTGATGTTGCCAAATTTGATCATTATCCAACCTACGATCCGGAAACCGGTGCATGCAAAAGCTACCTTATTAGCCTGGAAGATCAACTGGTAACCATCGGTGGTAAAGAAACAATCTCTTTTCAAAAAGATGAATACATCTATATGGAGATTTCTCAAAAATTCACCATTATGCAAACTGATCAGATTGCCATAAATGCCGGATTTGCGCCGGTAACCCAGTTTTTTGATGGTAAAAAATGGTTTGTTGATGCTGTTTGGGTTGCGGCATAG
- a CDS encoding mercuric reductase, whose product MKKFDAIVIGAGQAGGPLAKKLALAGMKTVIIEKRFYGGTCVNDGCTPTKTWVASAKAAYMAGKSADLGVPVKKFAVNMPRIKKRKDDIVMQSRIGGQHAAEKIKGLDVVFGEATFTGDKTVSVKLKNGKKQNIQADQIFLNVGARPFIPEIEGLAEIKYLTSTTILDLDYVPEHLLVLGGNYIGLEFGQMFRRFGSKVTILEKSERIVSREDEDVSAEMQRILEAEKIKVLTNAHVTKFKQKTGGKITATITSNGQEKKIRCSHVLVAVGRTPQTETLGLDKAGVETDEKGNIKVNSKLETNVKGIYALGDVKGGPAFTHISYNDYTIVYRNLIEKQNLSITDRLVPYCMFTDPQLGRVGIDEAEAKKQRLNYKVAKLPMAHVARAIETGDTRGFMKVIVDVKTRKILGATVLGPEGGEIMTVLQMAMEGGITYDTIRYFIFAHPLYAESLNNLFLALED is encoded by the coding sequence ATGAAAAAATTTGATGCCATTGTTATAGGTGCTGGCCAGGCGGGGGGGCCGCTTGCCAAAAAGCTGGCACTGGCCGGAATGAAAACTGTGATTATTGAAAAACGTTTTTATGGCGGCACCTGTGTTAATGATGGCTGTACTCCAACCAAAACCTGGGTGGCATCGGCAAAGGCAGCTTATATGGCGGGCAAAAGTGCCGACTTGGGTGTACCGGTAAAGAAATTTGCCGTGAACATGCCTCGTATAAAAAAGCGAAAGGACGATATCGTAATGCAGTCGCGCATAGGAGGGCAGCATGCGGCCGAGAAGATAAAAGGGCTGGATGTTGTATTTGGCGAGGCAACATTTACCGGCGATAAAACCGTTTCGGTAAAACTTAAAAACGGGAAAAAGCAAAATATCCAGGCCGATCAGATTTTTTTAAACGTGGGCGCCAGGCCTTTTATTCCTGAAATTGAGGGATTGGCCGAAATCAAATATCTTACTTCAACAACCATCCTCGACTTGGATTATGTGCCGGAGCATTTATTGGTGCTCGGTGGTAATTATATCGGCCTGGAGTTTGGCCAGATGTTTCGCCGGTTTGGCAGCAAGGTTACTATTTTGGAGAAATCTGAAAGAATAGTTTCGCGCGAGGACGAGGACGTATCTGCCGAAATGCAAAGGATTCTGGAGGCCGAAAAGATTAAGGTACTCACCAATGCGCATGTTACAAAATTTAAGCAGAAAACCGGCGGTAAAATAACCGCTACTATAACCAGCAATGGCCAAGAAAAGAAGATAAGGTGCAGCCACGTATTGGTAGCAGTTGGGCGCACTCCGCAAACTGAAACGTTGGGGTTAGATAAAGCCGGGGTAGAAACAGATGAAAAAGGCAACATCAAAGTAAACAGCAAACTGGAAACAAATGTGAAAGGTATTTACGCCCTTGGCGATGTAAAAGGCGGGCCCGCTTTCACACACATTTCGTATAATGATTACACCATAGTTTATCGCAACCTAATTGAAAAGCAAAACCTGAGTATTACCGACAGGTTGGTGCCTTATTGCATGTTTACTGATCCGCAACTGGGCCGGGTAGGGATTGACGAGGCTGAAGCAAAAAAACAACGGTTGAATTATAAAGTAGCCAAACTGCCCATGGCACATGTGGCCCGTGCCATTGAAACCGGCGATACCCGTGGTTTTATGAAGGTCATAGTTGATGTTAAAACCAGGAAAATATTAGGGGCAACGGTTTTAGGCCCCGAAGGCGGCGAGATCATGACTGTGCTGCAAATGGCTATGGAGGGTGGAATTACCTACGACACAATTCGTTATTTTATTTTTGCTCACCCATTATATGCCGAATCATTAAATAACCTGTTCCTGGCGCTTGAAGATTAG
- a CDS encoding sensor histidine kinase, translating into MPAPENNLIPVLIIGTLVVVVLITCLFFFVIIYQRKMIKNQVELRALHDARQSDLMAAVFETQESERKRLAEDLHDSVGQVLSAIKLNLHRLDKNCTTDATQPLLADTRRLTDECIQEIRNIIHNVLPPVLTDYGLLVAVEALANKVEQTTHIKVKFSKNMPDQRFPQEIELTLYRIAQELFGNAIKHSDASVIHLSINKESNFMVMEFKDNGIGFNLAEVKRGFGIKNLESRVQLINGDINIYSKPLSGSLTTIKLKIV; encoded by the coding sequence TTGCCAGCCCCAGAAAACAACCTGATCCCGGTATTAATTATCGGCACATTAGTGGTGGTTGTATTAATCACCTGCTTATTTTTTTTCGTGATTATTTACCAGCGTAAGATGATCAAAAACCAGGTTGAATTGCGGGCCTTGCATGACGCGCGCCAAAGCGACCTGATGGCTGCCGTTTTTGAAACCCAGGAAAGCGAACGTAAACGCCTGGCCGAAGATTTACACGATAGTGTAGGCCAGGTGTTATCGGCTATAAAGCTTAACCTGCACCGGCTGGATAAAAACTGCACCACCGATGCCACCCAGCCGCTCCTGGCCGATACCCGCAGGCTTACCGACGAATGCATCCAGGAAATACGCAATATTATCCACAACGTTTTACCGCCGGTACTTACCGATTATGGGCTACTGGTTGCTGTTGAGGCATTGGCAAACAAGGTTGAGCAAACTACCCATATTAAAGTAAAGTTCAGCAAAAACATGCCCGATCAGCGATTTCCGCAGGAGATTGAACTTACGCTTTACCGCATAGCGCAAGAGCTTTTTGGAAACGCCATTAAGCACTCGGATGCTTCGGTTATCCATCTTTCTATCAACAAAGAAAGCAATTTTATGGTGATGGAATTTAAAGACAACGGCATTGGTTTTAACCTTGCCGAAGTTAAGAGGGGCTTTGGTATTAAAAACCTTGAGAGCCGGGTACAGCTTATAAACGGTGATATAAATATTTATAGCAAGCCATTAAGTGGTAGTCTTACCACTATTAAATTAAAAATAGTTTAG
- a CDS encoding ABC transporter ATP-binding protein — translation MIKVDGISKQFGKVKAVDVISFEVQPRENLILLGTSGCGKTTTLKMINRLIEPTGGNIYINNQNIFDQQPEVLRRGIGYVLQNNGLFPHYTVAENIAIVPQLLKWDKKKTENRVAELMEKLHLDKRYLHVYPNELSGGQQQRVGLARALVSDPPVLLMDEPFGALDNVTRSNIHKEFKALDELKRKTIIMVTHDVQEAFELGDRICLMDKGKIVQSGTPAELLFNPANEFVENFLKEQRLQLEFRAVHLSNIWDLLPKSHKKVGATPLAADIDVWSALEGFKFSDHETISISNDSGEHKHVGFEQLMAAFYQYKNKQGHE, via the coding sequence ATGATTAAAGTTGACGGCATAAGCAAACAATTTGGGAAGGTTAAAGCCGTTGATGTCATCTCCTTTGAGGTACAGCCCCGGGAAAATTTGATTTTGCTGGGCACCAGCGGCTGCGGCAAAACTACAACGCTAAAAATGATTAACCGGTTGATTGAACCTACCGGCGGCAATATCTACATTAACAATCAAAATATATTTGATCAGCAGCCAGAGGTTTTAAGGCGCGGTATTGGCTACGTACTGCAAAACAACGGGTTGTTTCCGCACTATACTGTGGCCGAAAATATTGCCATAGTGCCGCAGCTGCTAAAATGGGATAAAAAGAAAACGGAAAACAGGGTAGCCGAATTGATGGAGAAACTACACCTGGATAAACGTTATCTGCATGTTTACCCAAATGAATTGAGTGGTGGCCAGCAACAGCGCGTAGGTTTGGCCCGGGCCCTGGTGTCTGACCCCCCGGTTTTGCTGATGGATGAGCCCTTTGGCGCGCTGGACAATGTTACCCGGTCGAACATTCATAAGGAGTTTAAGGCCCTTGATGAATTGAAGCGTAAAACCATCATTATGGTTACCCACGATGTGCAGGAGGCTTTTGAACTTGGCGACAGAATTTGCCTGATGGATAAAGGCAAAATAGTTCAATCGGGTACACCTGCCGAACTATTGTTTAACCCGGCCAATGAATTTGTGGAAAATTTTCTGAAAGAACAACGCTTGCAACTGGAGTTCAGGGCTGTGCACTTAAGCAACATTTGGGATTTGCTGCCCAAGTCGCACAAAAAGGTCGGAGCTACGCCATTGGCCGCCGATATTGATGTGTGGTCGGCGCTCGAGGGGTTTAAGTTTAGTGATCACGAAACCATAAGCATAAGTAACGACAGCGGCGAGCACAAACATGTAGGCTTCGAGCAGTTGATGGCAGCCTTTTATCAGTATAAAAACAAGCAGGGGCATGAATGA
- a CDS encoding phytanoyl-CoA dioxygenase family protein gives MNAKVSELSALDDFIKLPEENILEFRKKGHTLIQNILSKEETIVYRPVIVDAVERYNTEKRKLQDRDTYGKAFLQIMNLWQVDANVKRFVFAKRMAKIAADLMGVENVRLYHDQALFKEAGGGPTPWHQDQYYWPIDTNNTVTMWMPLVDINVDMGMLTFASNSYTNGAVFNHEISDESESAFDDYVKKKGFPISRAQTMKAGDATWHRGFTIHNAPGNNSDKMREVMTVIYIADGARITPYKNDWQKNDHHKWLMGKPIGGLIDSELNPKLL, from the coding sequence ATGAATGCAAAGGTTTCTGAGCTGTCAGCGCTGGATGATTTTATCAAATTACCGGAAGAAAACATTCTGGAGTTCCGCAAAAAGGGGCATACCTTAATTCAAAATATACTTTCAAAAGAAGAAACTATAGTTTACCGCCCGGTGATTGTAGATGCTGTTGAAAGGTACAATACCGAAAAACGCAAACTGCAAGACAGAGATACTTACGGCAAGGCATTTTTACAGATCATGAACTTATGGCAGGTGGATGCCAATGTAAAACGCTTTGTTTTTGCCAAACGAATGGCCAAAATTGCTGCCGACCTGATGGGAGTTGAAAATGTACGTCTATATCATGACCAGGCCTTGTTTAAAGAAGCCGGAGGAGGCCCCACCCCATGGCACCAGGACCAATATTACTGGCCGATAGATACCAATAATACAGTAACCATGTGGATGCCTCTGGTTGATATTAACGTAGATATGGGCATGCTTACTTTTGCCTCAAACTCCTATACCAATGGCGCGGTATTTAATCATGAAATATCCGACGAGTCAGAGTCGGCATTTGACGATTATGTAAAAAAGAAAGGCTTCCCGATAAGCAGGGCGCAAACCATGAAAGCAGGCGATGCCACCTGGCACCGGGGTTTTACTATTCACAATGCGCCGGGCAACAACTCCGATAAAATGCGCGAGGTAATGACCGTCATATATATAGCCGATGGCGCACGCATCACGCCCTACAAAAACGACTGGCAAAAAAATGATCATCACAAATGGCTGATGGGCAAACCTATTGGCGGGCTGATAGATTCTGAACTGAACCCTAAGCTGTTGTAA
- a CDS encoding ABC transporter permease/substrate-binding protein, giving the protein MNEHQQTLFEFMSQQADKLAAQTLQHIGLTFISLFIAVIIGLPLGIFITRKVKLSGPVLGIAGILQTIPSIALLGFMIPVLGIGAKPAIVALLLYALLPIIRNTYTGITGVDASVKEAAVAMGMNKWQILFKVELPLATPVILAGIRTATVINVGVATLASYIAAGGLGEFIFGGISLNNTNMILAGAIPAALLAIIFDFLLSQLQKLNFKKIKKSTYALPVLLVLLSSLYFIPSAYGGKLTAGFTPEFMGRQDGNLGLQSKYGLKIHTVVISDAVMYKAAFEKQLDVISGYSTDGRLKAYDLVVLDDDKNIFPPYYAAPIVRDESLKKYPDLEKTLNLLSGKINDSIMTELNYRTDYLHQSPERVAKDFLEANKLYKSSREGTAGIIRIGSKIFGEQYILANIYSMLIKGYTNYDVATKTGLGGTKICFDALTNDQIDFYPEYTGTGLLAILQASPKTVAEVSKSKDNTYDYVQQEFEKRYQVKWLKPIGFNNAYALMMRKQQAKKLSIKTISNLKRYLNSN; this is encoded by the coding sequence ATGAATGAGCATCAGCAAACCTTATTTGAGTTTATGAGCCAGCAGGCCGATAAGCTTGCTGCGCAAACGCTGCAGCACATTGGCCTAACTTTTATCTCGCTTTTTATTGCTGTGATTATTGGTTTGCCATTGGGTATTTTTATTACCCGTAAAGTAAAGTTATCCGGCCCTGTACTGGGCATAGCAGGGATATTGCAAACCATTCCAAGCATCGCATTATTGGGGTTCATGATTCCTGTGCTGGGCATCGGCGCTAAACCGGCAATCGTAGCCCTGTTGCTTTATGCGCTGCTGCCTATCATCCGCAATACGTATACCGGCATTACCGGGGTAGACGCTTCTGTGAAGGAGGCTGCTGTGGCCATGGGAATGAATAAGTGGCAGATTTTGTTTAAAGTAGAGCTGCCTCTGGCTACGCCCGTTATTTTGGCCGGAATCCGCACGGCTACTGTAATAAATGTGGGCGTGGCAACCCTGGCCTCATATATTGCTGCGGGCGGCTTAGGCGAGTTTATTTTTGGCGGCATTTCGCTCAACAACACCAATATGATATTGGCGGGCGCCATACCTGCAGCCTTACTGGCCATTATATTTGATTTTCTGCTGTCGCAGCTGCAGAAGCTGAATTTTAAAAAGATAAAGAAAAGTACTTATGCATTGCCGGTTTTGCTGGTACTCTTGTCATCGCTATATTTCATACCATCTGCATACGGCGGTAAACTCACTGCCGGTTTTACGCCCGAATTTATGGGCAGGCAGGATGGCAACCTGGGGCTTCAAAGTAAATACGGCTTAAAAATTCACACCGTGGTCATCAGCGATGCGGTGATGTACAAGGCAGCGTTTGAAAAACAATTGGATGTAATTAGCGGCTACTCTACCGATGGCCGGTTAAAGGCTTATGACCTGGTGGTTTTAGATGATGACAAAAATATTTTTCCTCCCTACTATGCTGCCCCCATTGTGCGCGATGAATCACTGAAAAAATATCCTGACCTGGAAAAGACATTAAACTTGCTTTCGGGTAAAATAAATGATTCCATTATGACGGAATTAAACTACCGTACCGACTATCTTCACCAAAGCCCCGAAAGGGTGGCAAAGGATTTCCTTGAGGCTAATAAACTGTATAAATCATCCCGCGAGGGGACTGCCGGGATCATTCGTATTGGCTCAAAAATATTTGGCGAGCAATACATCCTGGCCAACATCTACAGTATGTTAATAAAGGGATATACCAATTATGATGTTGCCACTAAAACGGGCCTTGGGGGCACCAAAATTTGTTTTGATGCTTTAACTAATGACCAGATAGATTTTTATCCAGAATACACGGGTACCGGCTTGCTGGCCATTTTGCAGGCGTCGCCAAAAACGGTTGCCGAAGTATCAAAAAGTAAGGATAACACTTATGATTATGTGCAGCAGGAATTTGAAAAACGGTACCAGGTAAAATGGCTGAAGCCTATTGGGTTTAATAATGCCTACGCTTTGATGATGCGCAAGCAGCAAGCAAAAAAGTTAAGTATTAAAACAATTTCAAATCTTAAACGATATTTGAATAGTAATTAA